The following proteins come from a genomic window of Liolophura sinensis isolate JHLJ2023 chromosome 13, CUHK_Ljap_v2, whole genome shotgun sequence:
- the LOC135480717 gene encoding uncharacterized protein LOC135480717, with protein sequence MDERRLVLVRRQADRNRKSVCVLNDIERSKYDAYQHTLHKERGELSFKFFQSIQPVKLLLARQRSLKKCLEMRQQAANSKHATLEIFGRYGGLSLDDMRHEVDDYICDNHPRLLRLRHVQRLLSGGKRNGALLDKNTASEKIHDLFNKFHNEREELLDELRRKRPTAPRRFHIDWTTPPVGQNSLPRTLTEARNKTRLLPPIKTAK encoded by the coding sequence ATGGACGAAAGGCGTCTGGTTTTGGTGAGACGACAGGCTGACAGGAACCGGAAATCCGTCTGTGTTCTTAACGACATTGAGCGATCCAAATACGACGCTTACCAACACACACTGCACAAGGAACGCGGGGAACTTTCGTTCAAGTTCTTCCAATCTATACAGCCAGTAAAGTTGTTGCTGGCCCGGCAACGCAGTTTAAAGAAGTGCCTGGAGATGCGCCAACAAGCCGCCAACTCCAAACACGCCACCTTAGAGATATTCGGGAGATACGGTGGTCTGTCATTGGACGATATGCGTCATGAAGTAGACGATTACATCTGCGACAATCATCCGCGACTGCTCCGTCTACGTCATGTGCAGAGGCTGTTATCAGGCGGGAAGAGAAACGGTGCACTGCTAGACAAAAATACCGCCAGCGAAAAGATTCACGATTTGTTTAACAAGTTCCATAATGAAAGAGAAGAACTTTTGGATGAATTGAGACGCAAGCGGCCGACAGCTCCTAGAAGGTTTCACATTGACTGGACCACACCACCTGTTGGACAGAATAGCTTGCCTCGCACGCTGACAGAAGCCAGGAACAAAACCCGCCTTTTGCCGCCTATTAAGACAGCTAAATAA